The genomic segment CAgcgaaggaagaaaaaaaagacccGCAGCACATGACATAAAAGAGAAGCGGCCTCGCAGTGCGGGGTCTTGTGATCACTACATGGGCACTTTTTACTGTTCCACCATCTTCATGTGGTACACTGTGAAGCGATAagcagtgggagggggggggggggagggcgcagGACGGATTTCAACGGTGTCACGCTGCTCCACACCTGCACATACCCATTCAtttgtgtatgtgcgtctgtgcgtgcagtCTTTGTCGTCAGTGTTTGGCTGCTACGAGCTTTTGTTTTATCAATGAAATCAGCAAAAAGAAGTGCGTATTCAATAATTAGCTATCGCATATAtatgcctctcttcttcaaaGCGGATCATGATGGCTGCGGCGGATGTGCAATGCagcctgcggcagctgccaaAAGCCGTACCCCTTCCCTCAAAAGTTGCTTTACCCCTTACGCCTGCCATCAAGACGCTTTGTCCTACTGTGATGATCGCCTCAcgttttctttctttctttttcatgcttctctttgttttctgctTGTGCCTTGATGGAGACAGACGTTTTGTTGTGTATGTGGGCGGGTGTGACACCCATGCCTCTGCACGTGCTCAAGCGTACACACATACTTTCACACCCAAGCGCGCTTCATTACtctcgcgcagcactgctgctccttgcgtgcttctccttttcgtcaATTCAGGAGGAGCTTCGTGAATTGACTCCTTCGCGTTCGGAACCGTGGCGTGCATCACCGCAATCCCCCAAAAAACAAGCACTCAGTTTCACCTGTCTTGATTTGAGGACCGCAGAAAGGGATAGAGATCGAAAGAGCCGAAAGAAGAAGTGCGAGCGAACCAAGAGGGACCCCTTTCCATCTGTTTTGTCCCCTTCATCCGAGGCTGGCAGCCGCGCTGTTGCTTAGTCTACAACTGTGGAcacgactgcagctgcaaacAAGACGGGCAGGGGGGTCGTACTCTAACGAGTGGAGCTTGTGTGAGTTgtctctgcttctccatctGTGGTGGAATCTCAAGCGCCTATTCACAGAGTACGTGTGTATAGAAACCCACACATATTCGCTTCCTTCTCCGCTgcccgctttctttttttcgaCTCAATTCCGTCAGCTCCGTCGCTTTGACTCCGCAGCCTCCTATCCCCCCCTCGCGGCAATCAACACTCGCAAACTgtacctcttcttcttcctcagcattcagaaaagagaagggcgtTCTCAGGAGTTGAGCGACAAAAGATGAACGAGTTGGAGTATTTTGTTGCCAGCACGCACGGGAGTCGGTGTGATATCATGCGCTACATCCAGCAATTGCGAGACTTGGATGCGTGGATCGAGTACCACCTCACTCACCTTCGCGCCATCGCAACCGAGCGGGCGGCATACCGGACGGCGCAGGCCCGCGGGAAGCGCAGCGGCCATTATGGAGGACGCGGCTCTGCTCCAGTGACTCGTGGTGCGCGTCGTCGAGAAGGCCGCGGCCGCAGTCGTTACCGCGGTGTAGAACAAGActctgcggcggcagcggcaacctTGCATGAACACTACGTACATGATGTGGATGCGAGTCCTCAAGGGGATGATGACACCAATAGCAGCGATACGAACACCGTCGCCGTGGCATGCAACGTGGAGCTCCAGCGACAGTTTGCTTGGCACGAGACGTGCGTGCAGCGTCACTGTATCGAGCGAGAGGTCCTGGCGGCGGAGCTCGCGGAGCGATGCTCTGAGGTGCGGCTCTCTATGGCTTCGCGCCTGGACAACTTTGCTTCTGTAGCCGGAGTCCCCGTAACGGAGCTCTCCCGGTAGGCTTCTGGCAACACGCGTGGTGAGCGGCAAATTCGTGGTGTAGCGCGCAGacaaggaaaggagaagtaTCACTCGTTCGCGAGTGCTcgtcgctgccccctcccctccagtGCACGCAAATTTCGCTCCGCCGGTTGGAATCGTTTCGTGTTGCCCCCCTGTTTCTGAGCAAAGATGCCCACGGTGATGGTGCTGCCTACGTGCATGTCACTGTGgccgtctctctttcacgCGTTCTCGAGTTCCCTCGTGGCGCACGTACGGCGTGTAGGAAACCCAATGAGCAACACGATACAGCACATGCACCACCAGCAAGGCAGTTGTGGTACCGCTTGTGCACTTCCCATAGGCGTCTGGCTGTGTGTCTTTGtgcccaccctctccctgtTCTTCTCGTGTGTCCAGGACTACCTTGCACTCAAGCAAGTACGCTAACGTTGCTGGAGAAGCCCTAGCCCCTGGTGCCAGCACTGCACGTGCCTTTGATCGTGCTCCCCATGTTGCTGagtttttcttcccttttttccctttctcatCTCATGGCGCGCGTTGGCTTGGTCCCACTCACTCATCCCCTCCTTTGTTTGTCTTGCACGTACGATGCAACGTAGACTTGATACGCCCCCCACGACCACTGTCGACATAAAGGCCTTACCGAGACCCCCTCACGCGCTACCTTATTGCTAATTATTATCCCCGTTGCCACACAGGGGAGAGCAGAGGTGGCTACCTCAGGGAGCATCGCACACGGTTGTATGGGCATCTGTGTGAAGCTTCATCATTACCTTTCCCGTCAGACTTGCGGAAAggccttccccccccccccacacacacacaaccaagCATATCGGAGAGGGGAGCACGGCGACCAGCATGCATGGCCTACACCGGCACtgtcgccagcagcgtctcttCACTAGCGCCTTATCTCCAGAGATCCTCAATCATCAGCTCGCGGCCCTTGCGTGCCGCCACAAGCTACAGAGCGACGTGTGGGTGCCGCGTAACGCCTTCGACACGGCACCCAAGCCGTACAATGTGTACATTCTGCCGAATGCGACTCTCTGCGACGTCACTCTCACCTCGGGTGGTGGCATGGGCGATGCGACGGCGTCTATCGGCACAGGCTGATATCGTGTGAACTCTGCGCCGGCATAGAACCGGTGCTTACTCGCGGAATTTCTCGACTTTATGGTTCCGTACCTCACCCCTCCTGAACAGGCCCTCCCACACACTCAAGTCCTGTCATTCActcccgctgccgccgcggatGCGCAGCTGGCTTGTGGCTCCTGCGCGGCTTTGCCACTATCTCCGCGTAAAACTCGCACGATAAACTCCAGCAAGTGCTTCAGTTCCACCaccgacggcggtgccgagTTTACCACCACCAtaatggcagcagcagtggacaAGCGCTTCCCAGTTCTCCCCCTGACCCCGTCTGGGAGACGGTAACACCCTCTCAGCACCCGCTTGCCTTGAACGGTTCGCTGCTGGTTGGCACCTATACGGCCGCGCAGCTACTGAGGTGGCAACAGGAGCGACAACTGGAGTCACTACTGGCGTCGTCCGCGAGGGGCAAGCGCGTAGGAGCAGCGAATTTTCTTTATGGGCGACACCGAATTCCCGGGCCGGTACCGCCCGCATTTCTGCGTTCGctacacacccgcacacgcacacaaactTTTTCTTCGCGGTGCCCGCAGCACTATGGATACAGCACCGTGCCGTTGAGAACAAGTACGTGTCGCGACTGTGGCTGACGCTAAGGCAGGCCGCGGAGCTGTTCGGCACACACCTGTTTCCTGAACGCGCCAACGGCAACCCGGTCCTGTACTGCAATCACTTTACTGTTGGTGTGGGGGCTACCGCCTTCTACTGCGCCGATCAGTTtgccggcagcgacgccgtgTTTCCCAGCGCGCGGCCGCTCAATATTGTGGTGAAATGTGCGAGTTTGGCTTCCACGAACCTGCGTGGGTTCCCGCTGCTTGCCCGGTGCATCAGGGAGGAGATGACCAATGGCACAGGCGGGGTGACAGACCTGGCACCGATCAGGCCGCATGCAATGCCGGCCGACACGCGGCGTTGCTCCAGCACAGTCAGCGATGTGCGGCCATCCGACTGCATATGACTGTTGGAATGCgagggcagagaaggagtACCTGAAAAGAGTCAATCTCGCACCCACCCTCGCGCGGAGGTGTCTTCTGTGCGACTACCCCGGatccctctccttcttgcaCCGCACGTTTCTCTCCTTCAATCTAGCCCTCCATGAAGGCGAGCAGGGCGTTGCTCAAGAACGGATGCCAGTTCGCGCGAATGTGCACTTAAGATGGTTCAACGGCGAATGCTGGTTCAAtgtgtcgcagctgcgcgagtcAGCTGTGAGGCAGGTGCTGATGGACAACCCACCACGGCACTTTCTTACTCGTCAGTATCTTCATGGAGTTGTCGCTGTCAACTGCTGCCGTGCTCAACCCACACGGCGATATGAAACAGGGGCAGCAGTGATTTCACTAAGGTCGCCAgcgtcttcctccctcacgcAGTGCGACTTTAAAGCAGAATGGGTGCCCGCTTACATTCTAGCAACTAGCGAAGTGAAGGCTTCGGGAAAGCGCTCACAACGTGCCATATGCTGCGCCCCCTGCCGGCGCCACGCTCAGACGCTTTGTCCTCGGCGGCAACTTCCTCTTGTCTATGGCAGACGCTAGCCTGCACAAGGCTGCGAAGGAGTAGCTGCGGCGCTACACCCCTGTCAGCGAAGCGGGGTACCTTTTCCTGCGCGgcctgctgcaggcgatAACGCTGCGCGTCTTCGAGCGGGGGTACCAGGCCTACAAGTAGCTGATCCACCGCGTGAACAAGGGCGGGTCATTTTTCGCCACCCCTGCTGACTTTACGGCAATCGTGCGGGCCTGATGTGTGAGTCTGCATTTCAGCAGTTACTCGCGATATCTGTGCTTGTGGTGGCACCCTTTGTGCGAATGGCCCACTTTGAGTTTGTTAATGCGGAGGGGGGCGCCGCCGATGCACAGAACGGATGCGTACAAgtgcgccgcagcgcacgaAAGCGATGACGGAAAGCCTGACGTACCGCTCCTTCAGATGAGCAACGACGCGCGCTTTCAAGTGGAATcagggaaagaggtgcagGCGGAATCCCTGCTGCAACGTCCTGTGAGGAGGACGGACGATGCGGCAGCCTTGGGCAATACTGCAGCCTTCGACAGGTtcgacgtcgctgccgtaGACGATTGGGGTGACATGAACGAGGGATGGACAGGCGGCGACCCGTCCCCATATGTGTACGTTGAATAAAAGAGCACCACATGACAGGCGCACATACCGTTGCGCTACTTCAGCTGGGTGAGATGTTGTAGGACGGTTCACTCCTCCGGCCCAGGCGAAGGAAaggctctcctctcccctcgtTGTCGTGAGGGTGTATCGGGCGCGTCATCGGCTGCAGAGACCCTCACTTCCTGTGAGAGCGTCccttcgttttttctttttcgttgttcGTATCGAAGGCATTTCTATcggtcttttttttcgtgtttcAGTGCACGGCTTTTGTCTCCCACCCACGGACACCGGCACACCCGCCCCTCGTTGCACTGCACAGGcttgcttgcgtgtgtgtatgcgttcTTCCACCACCCTCGCCCCGGCTCTGTttgccttcctcccccctccgtgCAGACAAGAAGGGAGACTCTCTGCTatccagcagcgtcgctgctgctgctgattcttttttttgcctctcccttccccccccccccccccccacgcagACCCGAAGTGGTTCGTCGTGCTGTGCGGATAACATGGCTGTGTGCGGCTACTCCTGACGTTGGCACCTGGCGCGCACCTGccctccaaaaaaaaaattcaTGAAGAGGTGTGGCTACCATTAGccaagagaagcagcgcgccgaACATCGGGGCGGCACTGCACTTACGTGCGGTGGTGCGTGGAGAAGGGGCGTTTGTGCGCATGCAACTCGAAGTgtcctctctgtgtgccccTCCTTCCTGACGAGCACCCATGTTGACTGCAAAGTGGCCTCCAGTGTTGCCGTTGCCCCCTGGCTTCCCTCCTGTGCACCCGCGCTACCGtcgctcgctcttcctctttctgcccAGATAATGCATtaccccttttttttcaaGCGGAAcgtgtcttcctctctcctgtctgtctctctctctgtatgcaTCTTGTTTCTCGCCGCGGCCCCTCCCGCAATGCGTGCCAGAGACGCACTGTTCATCTAGCGGCCTACTCACTGACTCGTGTGCGCGCTGACGCgtgcgtttttcttttgttctCGTGTGTTGTTGTGAGCAGCCGCCTTGCTCAGTACCACGGTTGCCTTCTccgttgcttttttttttctctctctctttgtttgcaTCGGTACACTTCACTCTCACTCTCCAGCGTCGTCGACGTGGTGCGAGGCTTGTGCCATCACGAGGCACCGTCGACCTTTTCTTTAGACCACAGAAAAGGCGGAGAGGCACCCATTCCTGAATGGGGGTACACACCCGCGCTGTGAAGCATCGAGGAACTAAACACAGGTGGAGCGACTATGTGGGGTGTCTCTCGCAACTCACATCGACACCGGCTCCCTTAATTCATAGACGCCAACGGCATCTGAATAGATCCATACATAGGCCCCTATACACACGAgtcagcgaagaaaaaaaagcaaaggaaagcgtgtgtgtaggtgccCTCAACTAGCCtactggagcagcaggctgCACCAACCAGACTACGGCGAGGAGAACGgaaggagcaggcggcgggTCAGACGTCTTTGCTTTCTCATTCCCCTGCGCAGAATTAGAGGGCGGGGAGTCATGAGGCCCTCGAGAGGGCGAGATGCCACTGGCCGAAAACGGCGCCGCGCGCCTGCGAACGAGGCCGATGCCTCGAACCTTCATCCgccgagaagagaggagattGCGGACGCCGACGACGTGGACCACTCCTCCGGTGACGAGGccgatgacgaggagggagaagaccTCTATGGGGACAACTTCATGCGAGACTACCTCGAGCCAGATGAGGAGAGTGAGGTGCCCGAGGATGAGGTcggcgaagacgacgactGGATTGCAGACGACGACAGCTCCGTTTCCGAGATCTCCGAGGGGGGCCGTATCGCCGTGGATGAGCTGCTCGAGCGGCGccgggagaaagagggggcgCTGGCTgaggagcggcgccagctgcaAGAAGGCATCTTCAGCGATgtggacgaggacgatgatgatgatgcgTCGTGGGCCTCCGGAGGTGAGGGCGGTATGACacggagcggcggcaccgcagctggcGATCAAGGCCGCGGCCTCGATGACAGAGAGGACGCGGGCTACGGAGACCCCAACGACGACGCCTACGTGCGTGGTGACCTGGAGGCGATGAGCTTCAACTGGCGGCAGCCGCAAGGGGAGTTGGTAGAGTGGCTTGCACAGGAGCTACCTCGTCGCGTGATTAAGAACCGCATCTACAACTTCTACTTTAACTACATCGTAAACGACGTCAGCGTCTacgaagagaaagtgaaTGCAATGGCGCGCGAAAATGACAAGAGTTTCCAGCTGAGCTACGATCATCTGAGCCGCGTGTACGATAGCGTTCTCGCTCTGTGGCTGGTGGACGCACCAGATCCGATGAtcgagctgctggaggaggctgcTAACTACTTCACCTTCAAGCTGTACCCGCAGTATCGCAAGGTGCACTCGCACATCTTTATTCGCATTTGCGACCTGCCCTTGTGCGATCCGATCCGCGACTTTCGCCAGATGCACATGAACGTGCTAGTACGGGTGGAGGGAGTGGTGATCCGCCGCTCGCCGGTGTATCCGCAGATGGACGCCGTTAAGTACGACTGCGTGCGGTGCACATACATAATCGGGCCCATCTACCAGCGCGGCGACAAGGAACAGCGCGTGAGCATGTGCCCCAGTTGTCATAGCAAAGGGCCGTTCCGCGTGAACATGCGCCTGACGGAGTACCGAAATCATCAGACCATAATTCTGCAGGAGTCTCCTGGTAAGGTACCGCCTGGACGGTTGCCACGCAGCTTGGAGGTGGTACTAACGAACGATCTCATTGATCGCGCGAAACctggcgaggaggtggatgtGACGGGGATTTACCGCAACAACTTTGATCCGTTGCTCAACAGCCGCCAAGGCTTTCCCGTCTTCACGACCGTTCTGCACGCGAACAACGTCATTCGACGCACGACGGAGCTGGGTGTGTTTCTGCTGCCCGATGATGAACGGCAGCGCATTATCGAGCTCAGCAAGTCGCCCAATATCCGAAGGAAGCTTTTGCAGTCAATCGCACCGAGCATCCACGGCCGCGACGACATTAAGCTCGGGCTCCTACTCGCCATGATGGGCGCCGTGCCGAAGGACATCGGTGGCGATCAGTCGCATCGCATTCGGGGCGACATCAACGTTCTGATGGTTGGCGATCCTGGCTGCGCAAAGTCGCAGTTTCTCAAGTTCGTTGAGAAGACGGCCAACCGCACCGTCTTCACGACTGGCCGCGGTTCGACCGCTGTGGGCCTGACAGCATCGGTGCACAAGGACAGCGTCAACGGCGACTTCGTGCTCGAGGGTGGCGCCCTCGTTATAGCGGACCGCGGCTGCTGTCTCATTGACGAGTTCGACAAAATGTCCGACCAAGATCGAACGTCCATCCATGAGGCGATGGAGCAGCAGACCATCTCGGTGGCGCGTGGTGGCATTGTGACGACGctgtcggcgcgctgctgcatcattGCGGCGGCGAATCCAATGGGCGGCCGTTACGACCCCTCTACCTCGTTTGACGCCAATGTGAATCTCACCACGCCAATCCTCTCCCGCTTCGACTTGCTGTTTGTGGTGCGGGATGAGGTGAACGTGGAGTTGGACGAGCGGCTTGCCACGTTTATCTGCGACTCGCACATGCGCAACCATCCGCAGACGCATGAGGAGACGCGCCTGTTGGAGCGTGACCGGCACAGAGAGTTCGCGAGGTTGCGCTACGCGCTGGAGAACGCGTCAACAGAGGGCGAGCGCCAGGAGTACGAGGAGCAGCTACGGCACCTGCGCGAGAGCGTCGCGGATACTTCCCGCTTCGAGGACGACGACCCGGACAGCGATAAGCCGCTCCCGCAAGCCTTACTGCGCAAGTACATCCTGTTGGCGAAGAGCCACTGCTTTCCCCGCATCTCCAATATCGACCCCGACACCATTGCGCGTCTGTATGtcgagctgcggcaggagtCGAAGCATGGCGGCATCGCCATTACGGTGCGGCACATGGAATCCGTCATTCGCCTCTCTGAGGCGCACGCGCGGATGCACCTTCGGGAATTTGTGACCGAAGAGGATGTCACCGCAGccgtctcgctctttctccgcTGCTTCATTCAGACACAAAAGTACAGCCTGCGCAGCGCGATGGAGGCACGCTTCCGCAAGTTCCTCGAGTCCGACACGGAAAGTCTACCGCTCATTCGTCACCGCATCAAAGTGGCGGTGCAGACGGTGCGCCAGTTCGAGCGCCAGCTGTCTGGTGGGGTGGAGCCGACCCAAGTGCGTATAGACCTATCGGAACTGGACTACTACACAGCAAATATTTCCCAGGAGACGCTGAACGCCTTCTACGAGAGCGCAGAATTCAGGAAGGAGTACCGGCTGATTCGCGACCCCGTGACACACGCGCCTCTGCAGATTGAGCACTCGCTGGTGTGATGCGTGCTGTGCCCTTTCCCTCATTCTGTCCCTTTCCCCCGTTTCCCGCTGCgtcagaggaagaaaggaagCGAGGAGAGTGCCTCCTGATGAGGAACTGACGAGTaggcgtgcgcgtgtgcgtgtctaaTAAAATGAAGCGGATGCCTTCTCGTTGGTTGCATTGTGTGGGCGTATTTATCCTCTGCGTTCATAGCAGtgatgggggggggagaggatcTGctgtctcccttttctttgttgttttcGCTGGTGTGGCCGCCGCATGTGCCGCTTCTTCACGGTGCACgtccctcccacccccgcctctcttttctcgtaCCTTTTTGCCTGTTGAGCCGCGTCACAGGTCTTCGCACGTGTTAGCCATGAGGAAGTGACTTCCCCTGCGCAGCTTTCCAACattcacacacccacacacccacccacacacaaaccaGCGCATAGCAAAGAAAATACAGTGACCCACGTGCAGACGGTTCCTCCATTCTGCAAGGCTAAGGAGACGGCAAACCTCGCTTGGTCTGCTGTCTGTCGGCTTTCAGACTCCACATGCCCCTTCGTGGTACTGCACCTTCATCATCACTCCGGGGCCAACCCACAAGACGTGCGTGAGCACTGCAACGTAGCTGCACACCTACTTGTGCCTCTTtattttctcttcctttcccacctctctccttcaccaccaattctctcccccttcatcTTTTCGTTCGCCTGTCTACGCAGGCTATGGACGCAATCGAAGTGGAGCTGTCGCCGGGTAGCGCGGTGAAATTCACTCATGCTTACGCTGAGCACCGCGTTGCAGGCGCGGACGAAGGAACGGATTGCCTTTCTCGCGATCAGTACTACAGCAACTACGGAAACCGTCCAATTACTCTTCCGAAGGCCTTCTGTGCATCGGCTACTTCCCCAAGCGCAACGGTGAGCACCGCAGCTGACGACCTGCATGAGGCTGACACATCCTCTATCCCTTCCCCACTGCTGCTAGAGATGCAGCTGGACACAATTCTGCGCGgagactgcagcagcgagaggggcgGAAGCCTGGCAGGATGTtcctgcaacagcagcagcgccgtgcagcaGACAGCTCTGCAGGATTGTATGGCTGAGTCGCGCGTGACCAAGCCCAGCTCTTCCACAATGCATTCCTCCACCGAGCTCACCGGAGAGGCGGCCTCCTCTCCGTTGCACTACTGTTCCACAAAGCCTCATCATACGGGTCCGGGTTGCACCCTCTCACTGCGACCTCCTCCGCTACTGTCATACGTAACGTGCCGCAGTCACACCAAGACAGGATCGTCTGCACCTCGACGTGTCCCTTTATTGTCCGCTGCAgttcctgcgccgcctgtACCCTTCAGGGTGCCAGGAGACGCCAGCGAAACACGTCCCCCGATGTCGGCTTCTCCACCGTGCCTGCCCCGCGGACGACGTGCCGCCATGCAAGAAAGCATTGCCCGCTTTCTGaacgtggaggaggcaatGGCCTCAGataccagcagcgctgtctaCTCAACTTCCACGAGTTGCTCGCCAATCTGCGAGCCCTTCGTGGCTaccgtcgcctccgccgcgtcCCCATCGTTGCCGCGCGCTTCGGCGCAAGAGAACAATAAAAAGCTCCACGCGGCTGATTTGCCACTCaagacggcagcgatgggtAACCGACGTCCACATATGGCCCTCTTCGCACCCCTTCCGGTGAATCAAACCCGCACCGCCACTTCCAGAGCTCACGCCTCGAAGGCGACAGTCTCCACTACCTCTCCCATTAGCTGCGTAGGTAGCGTAGGGAATGCTCAGAGGGATGGGTGCACCACTCTCGTAGCTACGTCTGACGTCATTGCGAAGGCTGAACTGACACAATTACCATCGTCATCAGGGGAGTCGGCGAGAAAGTCAGCCAAGTTCTCGCTACTGCCTTACACGGATTCAGCAACGCTGGCGTCTTttgatgccgccgctggaATGTCTGCTGAAGGCCCCCTCggtgtggtggaggtgcgcgTCTATGACAAGGCTACAGTTACAGTGACTTGCGTTGCGTGCCAGCTATCAATCAATGtctttgccctcctccttgctgGCACTGAGATGCCCGATGTCTGCTATTGCCCTTTGTGTGGGAGTC from the Leishmania panamensis strain MHOM/PA/94/PSC-1 chromosome 28 sequence genome contains:
- a CDS encoding hypothetical protein (TriTrypDB/GeneDB-style sysID: LpmP.28.0890), with the protein product MNELEYFVASTHGSRCDIMRYIQQLRDLDAWIEYHLTHLRAIATERAAYRTAQARGKRSGHYGGRGSAPVTRGARRREGRGRSRYRGVEQDSAAAAATLHEHYVHDVDASPQGDDDTNSSDTNTVAVACNVELQRQFAWHETCVQRHCIEREVLAAELAERCSEVRLSMASRLDNFASVAGVPVTELSR
- a CDS encoding DNA replication licensing factor MCM2, putative (TriTrypDB/GeneDB-style sysID: LpmP.28.0910), whose product is MRPSRGRDATGRKRRRAPANEADASNLHPPRREEIADADDVDHSSGDEADDEEGEDLYGDNFMRDYLEPDEESEVPEDEVGEDDDWIADDDSSVSEISEGGRIAVDELLERRREKEGALAEERRQLQEGIFSDVDEDDDDDASWASGGEGGMTRSGGTAAGDQGRGLDDREDAGYGDPNDDAYVRGDLEAMSFNWRQPQGELVEWLAQELPRRVIKNRIYNFYFNYIVNDVSVYEEKVNAMARENDKSFQLSYDHLSRVYDSVLALWLVDAPDPMIELLEEAANYFTFKLYPQYRKVHSHIFIRICDLPLCDPIRDFRQMHMNVLVRVEGVVIRRSPVYPQMDAVKYDCVRCTYIIGPIYQRGDKEQRVSMCPSCHSKGPFRVNMRLTEYRNHQTIILQESPGKVPPGRLPRSLEVVLTNDLIDRAKPGEEVDVTGIYRNNFDPLLNSRQGFPVFTTVLHANNVIRRTTELGVFLLPDDERQRIIELSKSPNIRRKLLQSIAPSIHGRDDIKLGLLLAMMGAVPKDIGGDQSHRIRGDINVLMVGDPGCAKSQFLKFVEKTANRTVFTTGRGSTAVGLTASVHKDSVNGDFVLEGGALVIADRGCCLIDEFDKMSDQDRTSIHEAMEQQTISVARGGIVTTLSARCCIIAAANPMGGRYDPSTSFDANVNLTTPILSRFDLLFVVRDEVNVELDERLATFICDSHMRNHPQTHEETRLLERDRHREFARLRYALENASTEGERQEYEEQLRHLRESVADTSRFEDDDPDSDKPLPQALLRKYILLAKSHCFPRISNIDPDTIARLYVELRQESKHGGIAITVRHMESVIRLSEAHARMHLREFVTEEDVTAAVSLFLRCFIQTQKYSLRSAMEARFRKFLESDTESLPLIRHRIKVAVQTVRQFERQLSGGVEPTQVRIDLSELDYYTANISQETLNAFYESAEFRKEYRLIRDPVTHAPLQIEHSLV
- a CDS encoding hypothetical protein (TriTrypDB/GeneDB-style sysID: LpmP.28.0920); protein product: MDAIEVELSPGSAVKFTHAYAEHRVAGADEGTDCLSRDQYYSNYGNRPITLPKAFCASATSPSATVSTAADDLHEADTSSIPSPLLLEMQLDTILRGDCSSERGGSLAGCSCNSSSAVQQTALQDCMAESRVTKPSSSTMHSSTELTGEAASSPLHYCSTKPHHTGPGCTLSLRPPPLLSYVTCRSHTKTGSSAPRRVPLLSAAVPAPPVPFRVPGDASETRPPMSASPPCLPRGRRAAMQESIARFLNVEEAMASDTSSAVYSTSTSCSPICEPFVATVASAASPSLPRASAQENNKKLHAADLPLKTAAMGNRRPHMALFAPLPVNQTRTATSRAHASKATVSTTSPISCVGSVGNAQRDGCTTLVATSDVIAKAELTQLPSSSGESARKSAKFSLLPYTDSATLASFDAAAGMSAEGPLGVVEVRVYDKATVTVTCVACQLSINVFALLLAGTEMPDVCYCPLCGSRCKWTACTDAV